The sequence below is a genomic window from Streptosporangiales bacterium.
GCCTCATCTTCTGGATCATCGGGATGGCGTCGGCGTAGTCGAGCCGGCGTGACCTCAGCCGCGGTGCGCCCTCACGGTCGTTCAGTCGACCGGGCGGGCGCACCGCGGTGTCAGGTCCACTCGAGCCCCTGCTCGGGCGGGCCGTCGCGGTACCTACCCCGATTTGGAGCCGCCGAGCCGGGGTAGTAGTCTTGGTCCTCGTGCCTGGGGTTTTATGCCAGGCACGATGCTTCGCGGAAGACCTCACGGTTACCCGCGAGCGTCCATTCGATCCCACCTCGACTTCTGTCGGTCGGGGCAGGTAACTGGGCGACACGCCCGACCGCGGGGGTCGGAGACCCGGGTCATCCCGAGGCTCAGCGGAGCGTGGTGCTCCGCGGGGTGGGTGCCCGGTGCAGCAGACCACTACCGAAGCTACAGGAGACGTCGGTTGCCCACGATTCAGCAGCTGGTCCGGAAGGGCCGCAAGGAGAAGGTCGCCAAGACCAAGACTCCGGCGCTCAAGGGAAGCCCGCAGCGCCGTGGGGTATGCACGCGCGTCTTCACCACGACTCCGAAGAAGCCGAACTCGGCGCTGCGCAAGGTTGCGCGTGTCCGGCTGACGCACGGTGTGGAGGTCACTGCGTACATCCCGGGGGTCGGGCACAACCTGCAGGAGCACTCGATCGTGCTCGTGCGCGGTGGCCGAGTGCGTGACCTCCCCGGCGTCCGCTACAAGATCGTCCGCGGTCCGCTGGACACCCAGGGCGTTCGCAACCGCAAGCAGGCGCGTAGCCGCTATGGCGCGAAGAGGGAGAAGTAGTCCATGCCACGCAAGGGACCCGCGCCCCGTCGTCCGGCGATGGTCGACCCGGTGTACAGCTCGCCGCTGGTGACCCAGCTGGTGAACAAGGTGCTGCTTTCCGGCAAGCGGTCGACCTCGCAGCACATCGTCTACGGCGCCCTGGAGAACGTCGGCGAGAAGAGCGGCAACGACCCGGTCGTGACGCTGAAGCGCGCGCTCGACAACGTCAAGCCGGCGATCGAGGTGAAGAGCCGCCGCGTCGGCGGTGCGACCTACCAGGTACCGGTCGAGGTCCGGCCGCAGCGCAGCACCACGCTCGCGCTCCGCTGGCTGGTGCGGTTCGCCAGGGCCCGCCGTGAGAAGACCATGACGGAGCGGCTCGCCGCCGAGATCATCGACGCGAGCAACGGCCTCGGCGCGAGCGTCAAGCGCCGCGAGGACACCCACAGAATGGCCGAGGCCAACAAGGCGTTCGCCCACTACCGCTGGTAACGCCGACTACTGAGCTAACGAAGAGGAACGAAGAGCCACCGTGGCTATCGACGTCAAGACCGACCTCGCCAGGGTCCGCAACATCGGGATCATGGCGCATATCGATGCGGGCAAGACCACGACGACCGAGCGCATCCTGTACTACACCGGCGTGAACTACAAGCTGGGTGAGGTGCACGAGGGCGCCGCGACGATGGACTGGATGGCGCAGGAGCAGGAGCGCGGCATCACCATCACGTCGGCCGCCACCACGGCGAGCTGGCGGGACCACACGGTCAACATCATCGACACCCCGGGGCACGTCGACTTCACCGTCGAGGTGGAGCGGTCGCTGCGGGTCCTCGACGGTGCGGTCGCCGTGTTCGACGGGGTCGCCGGCGTCGAGCCGCAGTCGGAGACGGTGTGGCGGCAGGCGGACAAGTACCACGTGCCGCGCCTGTGCTTCGTGAACAAGATGGACCGGGTCGGTGCGGAGTTCCACCGCTGCGTCGAGATGATCGTGAGCCGGCTCAACGCCAACCCGCTGGTCATCCAGCTGCCGTGGGGCACCGAGGCCGACTTCCGCGGCGTCATCGACCTGGTGCAGATGCGCGGCCTGCTCTGGCAGGGCGACGGCAAGGGCGAGAAGTACGACATCGTCTCGATCCCGGACGACCACGCCGAGGCGGCGCGCCACTGGCGCGACAAGCTCGTCGAGACGCTCGCCGAGAACGACGACGAGATCATGGAGCTGTACCTCGAGGGCGAGGAGCCGGACGAGGAGCAGCTGCGCACGGCCATCCGCCGCGCGACCGTCGGCGCGAAGCTCACCCCCGTTCTGTGCGGTACCGCTTTCAAGAACAAGGGTGTGCAGCCGCTGCTCGACGCGGTCGTCGACTACCTGCCGAGCCCCGTCGAGGTGGGCGTCGTGCACGGGCACGAGGCCAAGGACGAGGACCCGGCGCCGCTGACCAGGGAGCCGTCCGACGACGAGCCGATGTCGGCGCTGGCGTTCAAGGTGATGAGCGACCAGCACCTCGGCAAGCTCACCTACGTGCGGGTCTACTCCGGCCGGCTCACCGCCGGAGGCCAGGTGACCAACGCCACCAAGGGCCGCAAGGAGCGGATCGGCAAGATCTACCGGATGCACGCCAACCACCGCGAGGAGATCAGCTCCATCGGAGCCGGTTTCATCGCCGCGGTGCAGGGGCTGAAGCAGACCAGCACCGGTGACACGCTGTGCGACCCGAACGACCCGATCGTCCTCGAGTCGATGCAGTTCCCCGCGCCGGTGATCTCGGTCGCCATCGAGCCGAACTCGAAGGCCGACCAGGACAAGCTGGCCACGGCGATCCAGCGGCTGGCCGACGAGGACCCGACGTTCCAGGTTCGTACCGACGAGGAGACCGGCCAGACGGTGATCTCCGGCATGGGCGAGCTGCACCTGGACGTGCTCGTCGACCGGATGAAGCGTGAGTTCCGGGTCGCCGCCAGCGTCGGCAAGCCGCAGGTGGCGTACCGCGAGACGATCCGCAACAAGGTCGCCGGGGTCGCCTACACCCACAAGAAGCAGACCGGCGGTGCCGGCCAGTTCGCCAAGGTGGTCGTGGACATCGAGCCCACCGGCGGCGGCGACGGCGGCTACGAGTTCGTCAACAGCATCACCGGTGGCCGGATCCCGAAGGAGTACATCCCCTCCGTCGACGCCGGCTGCCAGGAGGCGATGGAGTTCGGCGTGCTCGCCGGTTACCCACTCGTCGACCTCAAGATCACGCTCCAGGACGGTGCGTACCACGAGGTCGACTCGTCCGAGCTCGCGTTCAAGATCGCGGGTTCCATGGTGCTCAAGGAGGCCGCTCGCAAGGCGCAGCCGGTGCTCCTCGAGCCGATGATGAAGGTCGAGGTCACGACGCCCGAGGACTACATGGGCGACGTGATCGGTGACCTCAACTCGCGCCGTGGCCAAGTCGAGGCCATGGAGGAGCGGACAGGGAACCGCGTCATCACGGCGCTGGTCCCGCTGTCCGAGATGTTCGGCTACGTCGGAGACCTGCGGAGCAAGACGCAGGGTCGGGCGAGCTACAGCATGGAGTTCGGCTCGTACGCCGAGGTTCCGCGGAACGTCGCCGACGAGATCGTGCAGAAGGTACGCGGCGAGTAGCCGCGGTCAACGTCCAACGCGTATACCGAGAGGCCCACGAGGAGTTAGCAGTGGCGAAGGCGAAGTTCGAGCGGACGAAGCCGCACGTCAACATCGGGACCATTGGTCACATCGACCATGGCAAGACGACGCTGACCGCGGCGATTACCAAGGTCCTGCATGACAAGCAGCCGGATCTGAACCCGTACCAGCCCTTCGACGAGATCGACAAGGCGCCGGAGGAGAAAGAGCGCGGCATCACGATCTCGATCGCGCACGTCGAGTACCAGACCGACAAGCGGCACTACGCGCACGTCGACTGCCCTGGTCACGCGGACTACATCAAGAACATGATCACCGGCGCCGCGCAGATGGATGGCGCGATCCTGGTGGTCTCCGCGGCCGACGGCCCGATGCCGCAGACCAAGGAGCACGTGCTGCTCGCCCGTCAGGTCGGTGTGCCCTACATCGTCGTGGCGCTGAACAAGGCCGACATGGTCGACGACGAGGAGATCCTCGAGCTCGTCGAGCTGGAGGTCCGCGAGCTGCTGACCAACAACGAGTTCCCCGGCGACGACCTGCCGGTCGTGCGGGTCTCGGCGCTGAAGGCGCTCGAGGGGGACGAAGAGTGGTCGAACGCGATCATGGAGCTGCTCTCGGCGTGCGACGAGAACATCCCCGAGCCGCAGCGTGACATCGACAAGCCGCTGCTGATGCCGGTGGAGGACGTCTTCACCATCACCGGTCGCGGCACCGTGGTCACCGGCCGGATCGAGCGCGGCAAGGTGAACACCGGTGAGGAGATCGAGCTCAGCGGTATCAGGGAGAAGCCGATCAAGACCACCTGCACCGGTGTCGAGATGTTCCGCAAGATCCTCGACGAGGGTCACGCGGGCGACAACGTCGGTCTGCTTCTTCGCGGCACCAAGCGCGAAGAGGTCCAGCGCGGCATGGTCGTCAGCAAGCCGGGCTCGATCACCCCGCACACGGAGTTCGAGGGTCAGGTCTACGTCCTGTCGAAGGACGAGGGCGGGCGGCACACGCCGTTCTTCAACAACTAC
It includes:
- the rpsG gene encoding 30S ribosomal protein S7, which encodes MPRKGPAPRRPAMVDPVYSSPLVTQLVNKVLLSGKRSTSQHIVYGALENVGEKSGNDPVVTLKRALDNVKPAIEVKSRRVGGATYQVPVEVRPQRSTTLALRWLVRFARARREKTMTERLAAEIIDASNGLGASVKRREDTHRMAEANKAFAHYRW
- a CDS encoding 30S ribosomal protein S12 — its product is MPTIQQLVRKGRKEKVAKTKTPALKGSPQRRGVCTRVFTTTPKKPNSALRKVARVRLTHGVEVTAYIPGVGHNLQEHSIVLVRGGRVRDLPGVRYKIVRGPLDTQGVRNRKQARSRYGAKREK
- the tuf gene encoding elongation factor Tu — its product is MAKAKFERTKPHVNIGTIGHIDHGKTTLTAAITKVLHDKQPDLNPYQPFDEIDKAPEEKERGITISIAHVEYQTDKRHYAHVDCPGHADYIKNMITGAAQMDGAILVVSAADGPMPQTKEHVLLARQVGVPYIVVALNKADMVDDEEILELVELEVRELLTNNEFPGDDLPVVRVSALKALEGDEEWSNAIMELLSACDENIPEPQRDIDKPLLMPVEDVFTITGRGTVVTGRIERGKVNTGEEIELSGIREKPIKTTCTGVEMFRKILDEGHAGDNVGLLLRGTKREEVQRGMVVSKPGSITPHTEFEGQVYVLSKDEGGRHTPFFNNYRPQFYFRTTDVTGEIQLEEGTEMVMPGDNTTMQVKLIQPIAMEEGLQFAIREGGRTVGAGRVIKIHK
- the fusA gene encoding elongation factor G, yielding MAIDVKTDLARVRNIGIMAHIDAGKTTTTERILYYTGVNYKLGEVHEGAATMDWMAQEQERGITITSAATTASWRDHTVNIIDTPGHVDFTVEVERSLRVLDGAVAVFDGVAGVEPQSETVWRQADKYHVPRLCFVNKMDRVGAEFHRCVEMIVSRLNANPLVIQLPWGTEADFRGVIDLVQMRGLLWQGDGKGEKYDIVSIPDDHAEAARHWRDKLVETLAENDDEIMELYLEGEEPDEEQLRTAIRRATVGAKLTPVLCGTAFKNKGVQPLLDAVVDYLPSPVEVGVVHGHEAKDEDPAPLTREPSDDEPMSALAFKVMSDQHLGKLTYVRVYSGRLTAGGQVTNATKGRKERIGKIYRMHANHREEISSIGAGFIAAVQGLKQTSTGDTLCDPNDPIVLESMQFPAPVISVAIEPNSKADQDKLATAIQRLADEDPTFQVRTDEETGQTVISGMGELHLDVLVDRMKREFRVAASVGKPQVAYRETIRNKVAGVAYTHKKQTGGAGQFAKVVVDIEPTGGGDGGYEFVNSITGGRIPKEYIPSVDAGCQEAMEFGVLAGYPLVDLKITLQDGAYHEVDSSELAFKIAGSMVLKEAARKAQPVLLEPMMKVEVTTPEDYMGDVIGDLNSRRGQVEAMEERTGNRVITALVPLSEMFGYVGDLRSKTQGRASYSMEFGSYAEVPRNVADEIVQKVRGE